In a single window of the Sorangium aterium genome:
- a CDS encoding AAA family ATPase, with amino-acid sequence MTQPPVVIGHWKWTTMSDFDKDTVHLVRLALEGKVDDVAALSRRMLRAVAARRPDLAQMVKSVMEAAAAGPTRGVQQPLPVDLDSRLELLRREQVPLLATEPTWPAPVREQLAAVVHEREQEEKLVDAGIAPTRSLLFVGPPGVGKTLAARWLAAHTKRPLLTLDLAAVMSSFLGRTGNNIRVVLDFARLTPSVLLLDEFDAIAKRRDDATEVGELKRLVTVLLQSVDDWPTSGILVAATNHPELLDPAVWRRFDRVVEFPHPKAGEIAVVIRQLVGSDDALKDSIGPLPALLEGHSFADVVRIVTAARRSAVVSGTSTTAAIERVVSDLSEKADQETKLRVAAWLSSTGKSQREVATLTGLSRDTLRKHLGGVSASTSKPARRSKSGTRREERN; translated from the coding sequence GTGACACAACCGCCCGTAGTTATCGGGCACTGGAAGTGGACGACGATGAGCGACTTCGACAAAGACACCGTCCACCTCGTTCGCCTCGCCCTCGAAGGCAAGGTGGACGACGTGGCTGCCCTCTCGCGGCGAATGCTGCGTGCGGTTGCCGCGCGCAGGCCGGACCTCGCCCAGATGGTGAAGAGCGTGATGGAGGCCGCTGCGGCCGGGCCCACCCGAGGCGTGCAGCAGCCTCTGCCCGTGGATCTCGACAGCCGCCTCGAGCTGCTTCGTCGCGAGCAGGTGCCCCTGCTCGCCACGGAGCCGACCTGGCCCGCGCCGGTGCGCGAGCAGTTGGCTGCGGTGGTTCACGAGCGTGAGCAGGAGGAGAAGCTCGTGGATGCGGGCATCGCGCCGACCCGCTCGCTCCTCTTCGTGGGCCCGCCCGGTGTGGGGAAGACGCTGGCGGCCCGATGGCTCGCGGCGCACACGAAGCGCCCGCTGCTGACCCTCGACCTCGCGGCCGTGATGAGCAGCTTCCTCGGGCGCACGGGCAACAACATCCGCGTGGTGCTCGACTTCGCACGGCTCACGCCTTCGGTCCTCCTGCTCGACGAGTTCGACGCCATCGCGAAACGGCGTGACGACGCCACCGAGGTGGGCGAGCTGAAGAGACTCGTGACGGTGCTTCTTCAGTCCGTCGACGACTGGCCAACGAGCGGCATCCTCGTCGCCGCGACCAACCACCCCGAGCTCCTAGACCCGGCCGTGTGGCGGCGCTTCGACCGCGTCGTCGAGTTCCCGCACCCGAAGGCGGGCGAGATCGCCGTCGTCATCCGCCAGCTCGTTGGTTCTGACGATGCGCTGAAGGACAGCATCGGGCCCCTCCCTGCGCTGCTCGAGGGGCACTCGTTCGCCGACGTCGTCCGCATCGTGACTGCCGCCCGCAGGTCGGCCGTCGTGAGCGGGACGTCGACGACGGCTGCCATCGAGCGCGTGGTCTCGGACCTGTCCGAGAAGGCCGACCAAGAGACGAAACTGCGCGTGGCCGCGTGGCTCAGCTCCACGGGCAAGTCTCAGCGCGAGGTCGCGACCCTCACCGGGCTCTCCCGGGACACGCTGCGCAAACACCTCGGCGGCGTGTCCGCTTCGACATCGAAGCCCGCGAGGCGCTCGAAGTCTGGAACTCGTCGAGAGGAGCGAAACTGA